In Campylobacter suis, the following proteins share a genomic window:
- the lysM gene encoding peptidoglycan-binding protein LysM → MGFLSFVAEAGKKLLGIGDDNKSVKDELSTSLGDAAENFEVKVEGDTVKITGDAPQDVKEKAALIAGNVAGIKNVEFDGVEDAEDSFYTIQKGDNLSKIAKQFYGNANKYPKIFEANREVIKDANLIYPGQKIRIPKL, encoded by the coding sequence ATGGGTTTTCTTTCATTTGTAGCAGAGGCAGGCAAAAAGCTTCTAGGCATAGGCGACGACAACAAGAGCGTTAAAGATGAGCTATCTACAAGTCTTGGCGACGCGGCTGAAAATTTTGAAGTCAAAGTTGAAGGCGACACCGTAAAGATAACTGGTGACGCACCGCAAGATGTCAAAGAGAAAGCAGCACTTATCGCTGGCAATGTCGCTGGTATTAAAAATGTCGAATTTGACGGCGTAGAAGACGCAGAAGATAGCTTTTATACTATCCAAAAAGGCGACAACTTATCAAAGATAGCTAAGCAATTTTACGGCAACGCAAACAAATATCCAAAAATTTTTGAAGCCAACCGCGAAGTCATAAAAGACGCAAACCTTATCTATCCTGGTCAAAAGATCAGAATTCCAAAGCTTTAA
- a CDS encoding flagellin, with translation MKINSFTTNSQQINANGDKAKTAGEKALQNISATHALSEADSSNLAIADALLSQSNILEQGIANANDAIGMLGIADSTLANLSQSADRLNELSVRGNSAALNDSQRSMLNSEANALKDSMSQSLQNATFNGKNVFGAEMNFFTGSGTQEINLSSETISAGISSLDISNPSTIEEFTKNINSLRGDIGAAQNGMLSDISNTLRQSVSLRQSESNLQNNDIAKNLNDINSSNLQLNAALLAQAHNTQALAAQMDRLLA, from the coding sequence ATGAAAATCAATAGCTTTACAACAAATTCCCAGCAGATAAACGCCAATGGAGATAAGGCAAAAACAGCTGGAGAAAAGGCACTCCAAAACATATCTGCCACCCATGCTTTAAGCGAAGCTGACAGCTCAAATTTAGCCATCGCTGACGCGCTATTAAGTCAGAGTAATATCCTAGAACAAGGCATAGCAAACGCCAACGACGCTATCGGCATGCTTGGTATAGCAGATAGCACTCTTGCAAATTTAAGCCAGAGCGCAGACCGTTTAAATGAGCTTTCAGTTAGAGGTAACAGTGCCGCACTAAATGACAGCCAACGCTCTATGCTAAATAGTGAAGCTAACGCCCTTAAAGACTCTATGAGCCAAAGCTTACAAAACGCTACATTTAACGGCAAAAATGTGTTTGGTGCAGAGATGAACTTCTTTACTGGATCAGGAACACAAGAGATAAATCTAAGCTCAGAAACTATCAGTGCTGGAATTTCGAGCCTTGATATATCAAATCCTTCAACCATTGAGGAATTTACAAAAAATATCAACTCACTTCGTGGCGACATAGGCGCAGCGCAAAATGGCATGCTTTCTGACATCTCAAACACCCTAAGACAAAGTGTTTCACTAAGACAGAGCGAAAGCAACTTACAAAATAACGACATAGCTAAAAATTTAAACGATATAAATAGTAGCAACTTACAGCTAAATGCTGCCCTTTTGGCTCAAGCGCACAACACACAAGCTCTTGCAGCACAGATGGATAGACTTCTAGCGTAA
- a CDS encoding major outer membrane protein, which produces MKLAKISLATMVALGAFSSVASATPLEEAIKNVDVSGMARYRYDSIKTKASGEQGSKTNSHHTFRIKTNFKAAIDDNFFGVLGLRYQSRDTSGNNGLDKTDADKHFGVYQLYLGYKAGNTTVTAGKQEVGTFFTDDEVGTGIRIVNQDIEGLTLAAVAFDALDYDTYEADGQLLDIANDKSEKDTVTKITKTVISKDISYKPGNLYGVAAIGSYDPVGFQLWYASLDKVADLLAVELTGKFNVADDVAIRAKAQYVHSDADSKAEKTFDTLGINYTDGNFYAGQLGTDLFGVALDGGYVGFKAKDYGATSYVFEDEGKLIAPGERLVSDKIDYSLAEGKGSFWFVKAGYTFDKFFVGGDYAKGNVKTKDAASGDIEKVKYDEWVARLGYKYSKKLNFTSWYSHITEKDGGDKDKRDYFRFQTVYSF; this is translated from the coding sequence ATGAAACTTGCAAAAATCTCACTTGCAACTATGGTTGCTCTAGGTGCTTTCTCAAGTGTAGCTTCAGCTACTCCACTTGAAGAAGCTATAAAAAATGTAGATGTATCAGGTATGGCTAGATACAGATATGACTCTATAAAAACAAAAGCATCTGGCGAGCAAGGAAGTAAAACTAACTCTCACCACACTTTCAGAATCAAGACAAATTTCAAAGCAGCCATTGACGACAACTTCTTTGGCGTTTTAGGTCTAAGATATCAGTCAAGAGATACATCTGGCAACAACGGTCTTGATAAAACAGATGCAGATAAACACTTTGGTGTATACCAACTATATCTAGGCTACAAAGCTGGTAATACAACAGTTACAGCTGGTAAGCAAGAGGTCGGTACATTCTTTACAGATGATGAAGTTGGCACAGGTATCAGAATAGTAAATCAAGATATCGAAGGTCTAACACTTGCAGCAGTAGCATTTGATGCACTTGATTATGATACTTATGAGGCAGATGGTCAATTATTAGATATAGCAAACGATAAAAGCGAAAAAGATACTGTTACAAAAATTACAAAAACAGTAATATCTAAAGATATTTCTTATAAGCCAGGCAACCTATATGGTGTAGCAGCTATTGGTTCTTATGATCCAGTAGGCTTTCAACTATGGTATGCTAGCCTAGATAAGGTAGCTGACCTGCTTGCAGTTGAGCTAACTGGTAAATTTAATGTTGCTGATGATGTAGCTATCAGAGCTAAAGCTCAATATGTTCACTCAGACGCCGACAGCAAAGCAGAAAAAACATTTGATACATTAGGTATAAACTATACAGATGGTAACTTCTATGCTGGTCAACTTGGCACAGATCTATTTGGTGTAGCACTAGATGGTGGTTATGTAGGCTTTAAAGCAAAAGATTATGGTGCTACATCTTATGTTTTTGAAGATGAAGGCAAGCTTATAGCACCGGGTGAGAGACTAGTAAGTGACAAGATTGACTACTCTCTAGCGGAAGGCAAAGGTAGCTTCTGGTTTGTAAAAGCTGGTTATACATTTGATAAATTCTTTGTAGGTGGCGACTATGCTAAAGGTAATGTAAAAACTAAAGATGCAGCAAGTGGCGATATTGAAAAAGTAAAATATGATGAGTGGGTAGCTAGACTAGGCTATAAATACAGCAAAAAGCTTAACTTTACAAGCTGGTATTCACATATAACTGAAAAAGATGGTGGCGATAAAGATAAAAGAGACTACTTCCGCTTCCAAACTGTATACTCTTTCTAA
- a CDS encoding DUF937 domain-containing protein, whose translation MNILNLLLSSGLSQNTIEQMANKTGLDPADVSSVIAKVAPVFMQRANANFKSDEDSSQLLDLIKTADMKSPDAQHGKELLGFLTGSKENSRALAGDVGSQLGIDAGSIKQLLPLIAPLVAGLFNKQVNSSNLSQNASQGDLTSMLTNFIDQNNDGSIVDDLFKMAGNFFGKKA comes from the coding sequence ATGAACATTCTAAACCTTTTACTAAGCTCTGGACTAAGTCAAAACACTATAGAGCAGATGGCAAACAAGACCGGGCTAGATCCAGCAGATGTAAGCTCTGTTATAGCTAAGGTCGCACCAGTATTTATGCAGCGTGCAAATGCAAATTTTAAGTCGGACGAGGACTCAAGCCAGCTACTTGATCTTATAAAAACAGCCGACATGAAAAGTCCAGACGCACAGCATGGCAAAGAGCTTCTAGGCTTTTTAACAGGCTCAAAAGAAAACAGCCGAGCGCTTGCTGGAGATGTTGGCTCACAGCTTGGTATAGACGCTGGCTCTATCAAGCAACTTTTGCCACTTATCGCTCCACTTGTTGCGGGACTTTTTAACAAACAAGTAAATTCATCAAATTTAAGCCAAAACGCTAGTCAAGGCGACCTTACCTCTATGCTTACAAATTTCATCGATCAAAATAACGATGGCTCTATCGTTGATGATCTTTTTAAAATGGCTGGAAATTTCTTCGGCAAAAAAGCTTAA